AATCATACCTGCTGGAACTTCAAATTCTGCATTTTCTGCAGCTTTTTCTACTAATTCATCACGTAATGCTGCATCTGACTCTGCTTGTTTTTGTTCAGCAGTTTGTTCTTTGATTTTAGCACGTAAAGCATCAACGTTCTCTACTTCTGAATCTAATTCTTTCACAAATTCGTCATTTAATTCAGGAAGAACTTTTGTTTTAACTTCTTTTACAGTTACTTTGAAAGTAGCTTCTTTTCCTGCTAATTCAGCCGCATGATACTCTTCTGGGAAAGTAACAACAACGTCTTTTGATTCGCCAGCTTTTACACCTACAAGTTGCTCCTCGAAACCAGGAATGAAAGAACCTGATCCGATTTCTAGTGGATAGTCCTCGCCTTTTCCACCTTCAAATGCTTCTTCGCCTACAAATCCTTCAAAGTCGATAACAGCTGTATCACCTTCTACGATTGCTTCGTCTTCTTTAATTTCAAGCTCTGCTTTACGAGCTAATTGATCTTTAATTTGTGCTTCTACTTCTTCATCAGTAACGTCTACTGGAAGTTTTGCAACTTCTAAACCTTTGTACTCGCCAAGTTTTGGCTCTGGTTTAACCGTTACTTGAGCTGAGAATGTGAAATCTTGACCATGTACGAAGTTTTCTGTACCAGAGATCTCAGGATAATCAACTGGCATAATTCCAGCTTCATC
This genomic stretch from Lysinibacillus pakistanensis harbors:
- the tig gene encoding trigger factor; amino-acid sequence: MSAKWEKQEGNIGTLTIEVPAAEVDAAMDQAFKKVVKQINVPGFRKGKMPRKMFEQRFGIESLYQDALEIIVPDSYAKAIDEAGIMPVDYPEISGTENFVHGQDFTFSAQVTVKPEPKLGEYKGLEVAKLPVDVTDEEVEAQIKDQLARKAELEIKEDEAIVEGDTAVIDFEGFVGEEAFEGGKGEDYPLEIGSGSFIPGFEEQLVGVKAGESKDVVVTFPEEYHAAELAGKEATFKVTVKEVKTKVLPELNDEFVKELDSEVENVDALRAKIKEQTAEQKQAESDAALRDELVEKAAENAEFEVPAGMINSETDRMLQEFGQRLQTQGMNLDLYYQFSGQSEEDLRGQMKEEAESRVRVSLTLEAIAEAEKIEATEADIEAELEKMAAQFNMTKEQITGALGGTAVLENDIKIQKTVEFLVENAKITE